One window of Arthrobacter oryzae genomic DNA carries:
- a CDS encoding alpha-amylase family glycosyl hydrolase: protein MFFRSSLPKNPPCSQPARGVAAAVAVLVAAAALAGPAHAAPEPKNPGAPSASHSLRAPVTDENFYFVMADRFNNGSSANDDGGLGGDPMVSGFDPTKKGFYNGGDLRGLLDKIDYIQGMGTTSIWLTPSFKNKAVQPEDKSAGYHGYWVTDFTQIDPHLGTNAELKALIDEAHSRGMKVYFDIITNHTADVIGYGEDPKDARKPYVSKDAAPYKTAAGEAFDDRDYAGTDGFPELDPEESFPYTPVLDDSEKDLKVPSWLNDSTLYHNRGDTTFQGEDSFYGDFFGLDDLFTEHPRVVDGMADVYETWIGDFGVDGFRIDTMKHVNDEFWQEFGPRVLDYAKEQGKDEFFMFGEVFDTSKSFTSQFTTRNKMQAVLDFPFQDAARNFASRSQDADQLEAFFAGDDWYTDADSNVYQLPTFLGNHDMGRIGSFIAADNPGADDAERVARDRLAHELMYFSRGNPVVYYGDEQGFTGPGGDQDARQTLFASQVPEYLDDDLLGTDATHATDNFDTGHPLYSKISELAALTAEHPALRNGAHQNRYAAEGKGIYAFSRTDAKDQREYVVAVNNSGTEQTAAVPTYIAKRTFTRIYGGTGDTGDSAAEVKTADDGKLSVTVPPLSAVVYESSGRIPHSKAAPAVALQEPATAEGDNGRIRVAADVDGSSFYEVTFQARAAGGDWAPIGTDDTAPYQVFHDVTELNPGTAVEYRAVVLDNGGHTSASAARSGTVPVPVLAMQKPAEGSSVDGTVEVSATASPEKADYTVSFDRSVDGGGWAPIGSDSSSPAYTVFDDLAALGLADGTEVRYRATMSVPGADNVVSDIRTVVAGEIPQPDSVTVAGSLNSEMGCGKWDPTCAAASMTLDPADKVWRLTVDQLPAGTYEFKAALNGSWDENYGAGGALNGANIVLEHPGGAVTFRYDHTTHVLSPVYASQQPGAVAAAGSMNLEQGCPENWMPACDQAQLALDPADLVWKLSVPNLPAGTYEFKAALDRSWAVSYGAGGSPNGANISLAHDGRPLTIRYDHFTHVMTAE, encoded by the coding sequence GTGTTTTTCCGCAGTTCACTCCCCAAGAATCCACCCTGCAGCCAGCCGGCCAGGGGCGTCGCCGCGGCGGTTGCGGTGCTGGTGGCCGCTGCCGCCCTGGCGGGCCCGGCCCATGCGGCGCCGGAGCCGAAAAACCCCGGCGCGCCGTCGGCCTCCCATTCGCTCCGTGCACCGGTGACGGACGAGAACTTCTACTTCGTCATGGCGGACCGTTTCAACAACGGGAGCAGCGCGAACGACGACGGCGGGCTGGGCGGGGACCCGATGGTCTCCGGCTTCGACCCCACCAAAAAGGGCTTCTACAACGGCGGCGACCTGAGAGGCCTGCTGGACAAGATCGACTACATCCAGGGCATGGGCACCACATCCATCTGGTTGACGCCCAGCTTCAAGAACAAAGCAGTCCAGCCGGAAGACAAGTCAGCCGGCTATCACGGCTACTGGGTCACAGATTTCACCCAGATCGACCCGCACCTGGGCACCAACGCCGAACTGAAGGCACTGATCGACGAGGCGCATTCACGCGGGATGAAGGTCTACTTCGACATCATCACCAACCACACCGCGGATGTGATCGGCTACGGGGAAGACCCCAAGGATGCCCGCAAGCCGTACGTCTCCAAGGACGCGGCGCCATACAAAACGGCGGCCGGCGAGGCGTTTGACGACCGCGACTACGCCGGAACGGACGGGTTCCCGGAACTGGATCCCGAGGAGTCCTTCCCCTACACGCCGGTCCTGGATGACAGTGAAAAGGACCTCAAGGTTCCCTCGTGGCTCAACGATTCCACGCTCTATCACAACCGCGGCGACACCACCTTCCAGGGTGAGGACTCCTTCTACGGGGACTTCTTCGGCCTGGACGACCTCTTCACCGAGCACCCCCGCGTGGTGGACGGCATGGCGGACGTGTATGAAACGTGGATTGGCGACTTCGGTGTGGACGGCTTCCGGATCGACACCATGAAGCACGTGAACGACGAGTTCTGGCAGGAGTTCGGCCCCCGGGTGCTGGACTACGCCAAGGAGCAGGGCAAGGACGAATTCTTCATGTTCGGCGAGGTCTTTGATACCTCCAAGAGCTTCACCTCGCAGTTCACCACCCGCAACAAGATGCAGGCTGTGCTGGACTTCCCGTTCCAGGATGCCGCCCGCAACTTCGCTTCCCGCAGCCAGGACGCTGACCAGCTCGAGGCGTTCTTCGCCGGTGACGACTGGTACACGGACGCCGACTCCAACGTGTACCAACTGCCCACCTTCCTGGGCAACCATGACATGGGCCGGATCGGCAGCTTCATAGCCGCGGACAACCCCGGCGCGGATGACGCCGAACGTGTTGCCCGCGACCGGCTTGCCCATGAGCTGATGTATTTCTCCCGCGGCAACCCGGTGGTGTACTACGGCGACGAGCAGGGCTTCACCGGTCCCGGCGGGGACCAGGATGCACGCCAGACGCTCTTCGCCAGCCAGGTCCCGGAATACCTGGACGATGACCTGCTGGGTACTGATGCCACCCACGCCACGGACAATTTCGACACCGGCCACCCGCTCTACAGCAAGATCAGCGAGCTCGCGGCGCTGACCGCCGAACACCCGGCCCTCCGCAACGGCGCCCACCAAAACCGGTATGCCGCCGAGGGCAAGGGGATCTACGCGTTCTCCCGGACCGACGCGAAGGACCAGCGCGAGTACGTCGTGGCAGTGAACAACAGCGGGACCGAGCAGACGGCCGCGGTGCCCACGTACATTGCCAAGCGCACTTTCACACGAATTTACGGCGGCACAGGTGACACCGGCGATTCCGCCGCCGAGGTCAAGACGGCCGACGACGGCAAGCTCAGCGTCACCGTCCCGCCGCTTTCCGCGGTGGTCTACGAATCGTCCGGGCGGATTCCGCACTCCAAGGCGGCTCCCGCCGTCGCACTTCAGGAGCCGGCCACGGCGGAAGGCGACAACGGCAGGATCCGGGTGGCGGCCGACGTCGACGGTTCCTCGTTCTACGAGGTCACCTTCCAGGCGCGGGCAGCGGGCGGAGACTGGGCGCCGATCGGCACGGACGACACCGCCCCGTACCAGGTGTTCCACGATGTCACGGAGCTGAACCCGGGCACTGCCGTGGAATACCGCGCGGTGGTCCTGGACAACGGCGGCCACACCTCCGCCAGCGCCGCCCGGAGCGGTACCGTTCCCGTCCCGGTCCTGGCCATGCAGAAACCGGCCGAGGGAAGCAGCGTGGACGGCACGGTGGAAGTCAGTGCCACGGCCAGCCCGGAGAAAGCTGACTACACGGTCAGCTTCGACCGCAGCGTTGACGGCGGCGGGTGGGCTCCGATCGGATCGGACAGTTCCTCGCCCGCGTACACGGTGTTTGACGACCTTGCGGCTCTTGGCCTCGCAGACGGCACCGAAGTCCGCTACCGGGCCACCATGTCAGTCCCGGGCGCCGACAATGTGGTGAGCGATATACGGACCGTGGTGGCCGGGGAGATCCCGCAGCCGGACTCCGTCACCGTGGCGGGCAGCCTGAATTCCGAGATGGGATGCGGGAAATGGGATCCGACCTGCGCGGCGGCTTCTATGACGCTGGACCCGGCGGACAAGGTCTGGCGGCTCACGGTGGACCAACTGCCGGCGGGCACGTATGAGTTCAAGGCCGCGCTCAACGGCAGCTGGGACGAGAACTATGGAGCAGGCGGTGCCCTGAACGGCGCGAACATCGTGCTGGAGCACCCGGGCGGTGCCGTGACGTTCCGCTACGACCACACCACGCATGTGCTGAGCCCGGTCTACGCGTCCCAGCAGCCCGGAGCTGTCGCGGCCGCGGGGAGCATGAACCTTGAGCAGGGGTGTCCGGAGAACTGGATGCCCGCCTGCGACCAGGCCCAGCTGGCGCTGGACCCCGCCGACCTGGTGTGGAAGCTGTCCGTTCCGAACCTTCCGGCCGGCACGTACGAGTTCAAGGCAGCCCTGGACCGGTCGTGGGCTGTGAGCTACGGCGCCGGGGGTTCGCCGAACGGCGCCAACATCAGCCTGGCGCACGACGGCCGCCCGCTCACCATCCGGTACGACCACTTCACGCACGTGATGACGGCGGAGTAG
- a CDS encoding putative protein N(5)-glutamine methyltransferase, with the protein MPPEPRISASPEEAVRRLRAAGCVFAEEEAGLLAGVAGSAAELDAMIERRAAGLPLEHILGWADFCGLRIGVATGVFVPRRRTEFLVRQAELLLHGATRDGGTSGGGRRTDGTTPAVVDLCCGSGAVGAALLARGGGIELHASDLDPAAVLCARGNIEPAGGHVHEGDLFEPLPARLRGRITVLVANAPYVPTAAIGTMPPEARLHEPRMSLDGGADGLDIQRRVIAAAPAWLARGGHVLIETSRGQARRTIGLMREAGLSSRLARDSELDATVAIGTAA; encoded by the coding sequence TTGCCGCCAGAACCCCGTATTTCCGCCAGCCCGGAAGAGGCAGTCCGCCGTCTCCGGGCCGCCGGCTGCGTGTTCGCCGAGGAGGAAGCAGGGCTGCTGGCCGGAGTTGCCGGCTCCGCTGCCGAGCTGGACGCAATGATCGAGCGGCGTGCCGCCGGTCTGCCCCTGGAACACATCCTTGGCTGGGCCGACTTCTGCGGGCTTCGCATTGGCGTGGCCACAGGAGTATTCGTGCCCCGCCGCCGCACCGAGTTCCTCGTCCGGCAGGCGGAGCTGCTGCTCCACGGTGCCACGCGCGACGGCGGGACGTCCGGCGGCGGGCGGCGCACCGACGGCACCACGCCCGCCGTGGTGGATCTGTGCTGCGGTTCCGGTGCCGTGGGCGCGGCCCTTTTGGCGCGCGGGGGCGGAATTGAGCTGCATGCCTCAGACCTGGACCCGGCCGCAGTCCTGTGCGCCAGAGGCAACATCGAACCGGCTGGCGGGCACGTCCATGAGGGTGATCTCTTCGAGCCGTTGCCGGCGAGGCTGCGGGGCCGTATCACCGTCCTGGTGGCCAATGCCCCCTATGTCCCCACGGCCGCCATCGGGACCATGCCCCCGGAAGCCCGCCTGCACGAGCCGCGAATGTCCCTGGACGGCGGCGCGGACGGGCTGGACATCCAGCGGAGGGTCATTGCGGCGGCTCCGGCCTGGCTCGCACGGGGCGGGCATGTGCTGATCGAGACAAGCCGCGGCCAGGCGCGGCGGACCATCGGGCTGATGCGGGAGGCAGGACTGTCCTCCCGGTTGGCGCGCGACTCGGAGCTGGATGCCACAGTGGCGATTGGCACGGCAGCCTAG
- a CDS encoding glycosyltransferase family 4 protein: MRIGILAPPWIPVPPPSYGGTESVVHTLAAGLVEAGHDVVLAASSDSTCPVPRVPGLSESSELSMDSGRQEILHVLRSYDAMGDVDIVHDHTLLGPLCRRSMQDVPRVTTLHGPFDDELTLIYRAMRRETALVAISHHQASTARGVKVDAVIHHGLDVRSVRYSPTHNGGACFLGRMHPNKGLLQAIMVARQAGIPLRIGAKMREPFELDYFHDVIEPLLGPDVEYLGELGSAEKYRLLGESVALLNPIQWPEPFGMVMIEALASGTPVVATRRGSAPEIISDGETGFLADSLQGLAEALEGCSWLRRSDCRRAAEQRFSSQRMVREYLRFYTELLSGSPRAAEETAAAGF, translated from the coding sequence ATGCGTATTGGCATCCTGGCACCACCATGGATTCCCGTTCCCCCACCGAGCTACGGCGGGACGGAATCGGTGGTCCACACTCTTGCCGCGGGCCTCGTGGAGGCAGGGCACGATGTTGTGCTGGCCGCTTCGAGTGACAGCACCTGTCCAGTCCCACGGGTTCCCGGGCTCTCGGAGTCCTCCGAACTCAGCATGGACTCGGGACGGCAGGAGATCCTGCACGTGCTCCGTTCCTACGATGCCATGGGGGACGTGGACATCGTCCACGACCACACACTGCTCGGCCCCCTGTGCCGGCGGAGCATGCAGGACGTCCCCCGCGTCACCACGCTGCACGGGCCTTTCGACGACGAACTCACCCTGATCTACCGCGCCATGCGCCGGGAGACGGCACTGGTGGCCATCTCGCACCATCAGGCTTCCACCGCCCGCGGCGTCAAGGTGGACGCGGTCATCCACCACGGCCTGGACGTCCGCAGCGTCCGGTACAGCCCGACGCACAACGGCGGAGCGTGCTTCCTGGGGCGTATGCACCCCAACAAGGGCCTTCTGCAGGCCATTATGGTGGCGCGCCAGGCGGGCATTCCGCTGCGGATCGGGGCAAAGATGCGCGAACCGTTTGAGCTGGACTACTTCCATGACGTGATCGAACCGCTGCTTGGCCCGGACGTTGAATACCTCGGCGAGCTGGGGTCAGCGGAGAAGTACCGGCTGCTGGGCGAATCCGTGGCACTGCTGAACCCCATCCAGTGGCCGGAACCGTTCGGGATGGTGATGATCGAGGCCCTGGCCTCCGGCACCCCGGTAGTCGCCACACGCCGCGGTTCAGCCCCGGAAATCATCAGCGACGGCGAGACCGGGTTCCTGGCGGACAGCCTGCAGGGTCTGGCAGAGGCGCTGGAGGGCTGCAGCTGGTTGCGCCGCAGCGACTGCCGGCGGGCGGCCGAGCAGCGCTTCAGTTCCCAGCGGATGGTCCGGGAATACCTCCGGTTCTATACGGAACTCCTGTCCGGATCACCCCGGGCCGCGGAGGAGACAGCAGCTGCGGGCTTCTAG